The following proteins are co-located in the Athene noctua chromosome 16, bAthNoc1.hap1.1, whole genome shotgun sequence genome:
- the GHRH gene encoding somatoliberin encodes MLDKATLLLFLHLVACSISSPLYPALRYSPGLVAGKAMNFQLQHSSPLQSQNPSAEEQEEEEEGLLTDSAEKRFVPHLSAPLQQEYTGYDLPPAQEQTSRSFSPTSTTKSRLQGENPAEPCNRSRRMQRHADAIFTDNYRKFLGQISARKFLQTIIGKRLGSGESSPGEGVHEFLTRRQSDSILMDSRYHQQMVLRDFLGAILQNQRPQDINSSRLEGFPSTLAKLM; translated from the exons ATGCTGGATAAGGCCACCCTGCTCTTGTTCCTGCATTTAGTGGCATGCtccatctcctctcctctctaTCCAGCTCTCAG GTACAGTCCAGGACTGGTTGCTGGCAAGGCCATGAACTTCCAGCTACAGCACAGCAGCCCATTGCAGAGCCAGAACCCCTCAGCagaggaacaggaggaggaggaggagggtttgtTAACAGACTCAGCCGAGAAAAGGTTTGTACCTCATCTCTCAGCCCCGCTGCAGCAAGAGTACACTGGGTACGAtcttcccccagcccaggagcAGACCAGCAGGTCATTCAGTCCCACCAGCACCACAAAGTCCAGGCTCCAGGGAGAGAACCCAGCTGAGCCCTGCAACCGGAGCAGAAG GATGCAGCGCCATGCTGATGCCATATTCACTGACAACTACCGGAAATTCCTGGGGCAGATTTCCGCCCGTAAATTCTTACAGACGATCATTGGCAAGCGGCTCGG AAGCGGTGAGAGCAGCCCAGGAGAAGGGGTGCACGAATTTCTGACAAGGCGCCAGTCTGACAGCATCCTGATGGACAGCCGCTACCACCAACAGATGGTACTAAGGGACTTCCTGGGAGCCATTCTGCAGAATCAAAG